The following proteins come from a genomic window of Maribacter sp. HTCC2170:
- a CDS encoding amidohydrolase family protein → MKLFKSLPKIDSHFHSTFYNPVYEKIAKEHNIKLININTNANVFPSIEIQETIALEYIGKDKKHFSFIASFEMDGWENEGWYEKTIARIKKSMELGAVGIKIWKNIGMELIKSSDKCYLMIDDPFFDPLFDYLSENKIPLLAHLGEPKNCWLPLDEMTSNRNKLYYTNNPEFHAYLHPEIPHYNRQIQARDNVLAKFPDLAFVGAHLGSLEWSHEELSQRFDKYPNFKVDLSSRLGHIQLQSKNGYDDIRNFFIKYSDRILYGTDAYDNPKRLISSLIDDWKFLSTSDNCESTEISGNFKGIDLPEEILYKIYYENSIKTYYKSNKYN, encoded by the coding sequence ATGAAATTATTCAAGAGCTTACCAAAAATTGATTCCCATTTTCATTCAACCTTTTACAATCCGGTTTATGAGAAAATTGCAAAAGAACATAATATAAAGCTCATAAATATAAATACGAACGCCAACGTATTTCCATCAATAGAAATACAAGAAACCATAGCCTTGGAATATATTGGTAAAGACAAAAAACATTTTTCATTTATTGCCAGTTTTGAAATGGATGGATGGGAAAATGAAGGGTGGTACGAGAAAACTATTGCTCGAATTAAAAAATCGATGGAATTAGGAGCAGTTGGGATTAAAATTTGGAAGAATATTGGAATGGAACTTATTAAATCATCCGATAAATGCTATTTAATGATTGATGATCCATTTTTTGACCCGCTATTTGATTATTTAAGTGAGAACAAAATCCCATTGTTGGCCCATTTAGGAGAACCCAAAAATTGTTGGCTGCCATTGGACGAAATGACATCAAATAGAAACAAGCTGTATTATACCAACAATCCCGAATTCCATGCGTATTTACATCCAGAAATACCACACTATAACCGGCAGATACAAGCTAGGGATAATGTACTGGCAAAGTTTCCCGATTTGGCTTTTGTTGGTGCACATTTGGGAAGCTTAGAATGGAGTCATGAAGAATTATCCCAACGTTTTGATAAATACCCTAACTTTAAAGTTGATTTATCCTCGCGTTTAGGGCATATACAATTGCAATCAAAAAATGGATATGACGATATTCGGAATTTTTTCATCAAATATTCCGATAGGATATTATACGGTACAGATGCATACGACAACCCAAAAAGACTGATATCCTCACTTATCGATGATTGGAAGTTTCTGTCAACAAGTGATAATTGTGAATCAACAGAGATAAGTGGTAATTTCAAAGGAATTGATTTGCCCGAAGAAATTCTTTATAAAATATATTATGAAAATTCAATAAAGACATATTATAAATCAAACAAGTACAACTAA
- a CDS encoding class I SAM-dependent methyltransferase, which produces MKLDRKKHWETVYETKNPKQVSWTQEIPKTSLDFIHSFGLNKTSKIIDIGGGDSKLVDHLLDEGFENITVLDISAKSLEKVKNRLGEKANKVNWIVSDITEFESNMTFDVWHDRATFHFLTSPDQIKKYMITARKSVKGFLTIGTFSQNGPKQCSGLDIKQYNEDELTSELKDGFVKIKCVTEDHLTPFDTTQNFLFCSFKKQLN; this is translated from the coding sequence ATGAAATTAGACAGAAAGAAACATTGGGAAACTGTTTATGAAACAAAAAATCCAAAGCAAGTAAGTTGGACTCAAGAAATACCAAAAACTTCACTTGACTTTATACATTCATTCGGGCTAAATAAGACTTCGAAAATAATTGATATTGGTGGTGGCGACAGTAAACTTGTAGATCACTTACTTGATGAAGGGTTTGAAAATATTACTGTACTTGACATTTCTGCCAAATCACTTGAAAAAGTAAAAAATCGACTTGGAGAAAAAGCAAATAAAGTAAATTGGATTGTAAGTGATATTACAGAATTTGAATCAAATATGACTTTTGATGTTTGGCACGACAGAGCGACTTTTCATTTTCTCACTTCGCCCGACCAAATAAAAAAATATATGATAACCGCTAGAAAATCCGTCAAGGGATTCTTGACGATCGGAACCTTTTCACAAAATGGACCCAAACAATGTAGCGGACTTGATATAAAACAATACAACGAAGATGAATTAACATCTGAATTAAAAGATGGATTTGTCAAAATTAAATGTGTAACAGAAGACCATTTAACACCCTTTGATACAACACAGAATTTCTTGTTCTGTAGTTTTAAAAAACAATTGAATTGA
- a CDS encoding YeeE/YedE family protein — protein sequence MEYILQPWPWYVSGPLITLVMLLMFYFGKTFGMSSNLRTLCSIGGAGKYADFFKFDWKAQRWNLVVVLGAIIGGFVAVQFLSDGSTIQVSDATIQDLNALGFNNVGENILPSELYSWDAVLSLKGISILVIAGFLVGFGTRYAGGCTSGHAISGLSNLQKPSLIAVIGFFIGGLIMTHFILPLIFTA from the coding sequence ATGGAATATATACTTCAACCTTGGCCCTGGTACGTCTCTGGGCCATTGATTACCTTGGTAATGCTTTTGATGTTCTATTTTGGAAAGACCTTTGGTATGTCTTCCAATTTAAGAACCTTGTGTAGTATAGGAGGTGCTGGTAAATACGCAGATTTCTTCAAATTTGATTGGAAAGCACAACGCTGGAACCTTGTTGTGGTACTAGGTGCCATTATAGGTGGTTTTGTTGCCGTACAGTTCTTATCTGACGGTTCTACGATTCAAGTTTCTGATGCTACAATTCAAGATTTAAACGCCTTAGGTTTTAATAATGTTGGAGAAAATATTTTACCGTCCGAGCTTTATAGCTGGGATGCTGTTTTAAGCTTAAAAGGTATTTCGATATTGGTCATTGCTGGTTTTTTGGTCGGTTTTGGTACAAGATATGCCGGAGGTTGTACTTCGGGCCATGCAATTTCTGGTTTGAGTAACCTTCAAAAACCTTCTTTGATAGCGGTTATTGGCTTCTTTATAGGCGGATTGATCATGACACATTTTATTTTACCCCTAATCTTTACAGCATAA
- a CDS encoding GH36-type glycosyl hydrolase domain-containing protein yields the protein MKYGHFDDANKEYVITNPKTPYPWINYLGNEDFFSLTSNTGGGYTFYKDAKFRRLTRYRYNNVPVDNGGKYFYIKDGDTTWSPGWKPLKTPLDSYECRHGMSYTKFNSSKNGLEAQILQFIPLGFWGEIQKVSLKNTASETKKIKLFSFIEWCLWNAEDDMTNFQRNFSTGEVEIEDSTIYHKTEFKERRNHYAFYSSNRPIDGYDTDRESFVGLYNDFDNPDVVNDGTPKNTVAHGWSPIASHYFEIELQPGQQEDLIFMLGYVEVDKDDKWESKGVINKKPAKAMISQFDTVEKVNVAYNALAVYWDKLLGKINIDSGDDRLDRMVNIWNQYQCMVTFNMSRSASFFESGIGRGMGFRDSNQDLIGFVHQIPERARERIFDIASTQFEDGSCYHQYQPLTKKGNSAVGGDFNDDPLWLILSTTEYIKETGDFSLLDEMVPFDNDESKAKPHFDHLKASFYHVVNNLGPHGLPLIGRADWNDCLNLNCFSENPNDSFQTTGNKKGRTAESLMIAGLFVVYGKEYVKLCNRIGNEAEANKAQTHVDQMIEAVKQHGWDGDWYLRAYDYFGKKVGSNDNEEGKIFIESQGWCSMAEIGKEEGMVEKSMNAVKEHLDCEYGVVLNYPAFTKYYIEYGEISTYPAGYKENGGIFCHNNPWIMIGETILGRGDQAYEYYTKIAPSFLEDISELHKVEPYVYCQMIAGKEAHTPGEAKNSWLSGTASWNFFAITQYILGVKTDYDGLVIDPCIPTKWNGFKMTREFRGATYNIEVQNPNHVSKGVKTVLVNGSEIKSNTVPILEAGKEHSVMVIMG from the coding sequence ATGAAATATGGTCATTTTGACGATGCTAATAAAGAATATGTCATTACCAATCCCAAAACACCTTACCCATGGATCAATTATTTAGGGAATGAGGACTTTTTTTCCCTAACGTCGAACACAGGTGGAGGGTACACTTTTTATAAAGATGCGAAATTTAGAAGATTAACACGCTACAGGTATAACAATGTTCCAGTTGATAATGGCGGAAAGTACTTCTACATAAAAGACGGAGATACAACCTGGTCACCGGGTTGGAAACCGTTAAAAACACCTTTGGATTCTTACGAATGCCGACACGGAATGAGCTATACCAAATTCAATAGTTCAAAGAATGGTCTAGAAGCTCAGATTTTACAGTTTATCCCATTGGGATTTTGGGGCGAGATTCAAAAAGTATCATTAAAGAACACTGCCTCAGAAACCAAAAAAATAAAACTCTTTTCTTTTATTGAATGGTGTTTGTGGAATGCCGAGGATGATATGACCAATTTTCAGAGAAACTTCTCCACAGGTGAAGTTGAGATTGAGGATTCAACCATTTACCACAAAACGGAGTTCAAAGAACGTAGAAACCATTATGCATTCTATTCATCCAATCGCCCAATAGATGGTTATGATACTGACCGGGAATCGTTTGTGGGGTTGTACAATGATTTTGATAATCCTGATGTAGTGAATGATGGTACACCAAAGAATACGGTTGCACATGGTTGGTCACCCATAGCTTCACATTATTTTGAGATTGAGTTACAGCCAGGGCAACAGGAAGATTTGATATTCATGTTGGGTTATGTTGAGGTCGATAAAGATGATAAATGGGAGAGCAAGGGTGTCATAAATAAGAAACCTGCAAAGGCAATGATATCCCAGTTTGATACTGTTGAAAAAGTTAATGTCGCCTATAATGCCTTAGCGGTATATTGGGATAAACTATTGGGTAAGATTAATATTGATTCCGGTGATGATCGTTTGGACCGTATGGTGAACATCTGGAACCAATACCAATGTATGGTCACCTTTAATATGTCACGCTCCGCTTCTTTCTTTGAATCAGGAATTGGCCGTGGAATGGGATTTAGGGACTCCAATCAGGATTTAATAGGATTTGTACACCAAATTCCTGAAAGGGCAAGAGAGCGTATTTTTGACATAGCATCCACACAGTTTGAGGATGGTTCGTGCTATCACCAGTATCAACCTTTGACCAAAAAAGGGAATTCCGCTGTGGGAGGGGATTTTAATGATGATCCCTTATGGTTGATTTTATCGACCACAGAATATATCAAGGAAACGGGTGATTTTTCGCTCTTGGATGAAATGGTGCCTTTTGATAATGATGAATCAAAAGCGAAACCACACTTTGACCATTTAAAAGCTTCTTTCTATCATGTTGTGAACAATCTTGGCCCTCATGGACTTCCATTGATTGGAAGAGCGGATTGGAATGATTGCCTCAATCTGAACTGTTTCTCTGAAAACCCAAATGATTCGTTCCAGACCACCGGAAATAAAAAAGGTAGAACAGCTGAGTCATTAATGATTGCGGGTCTTTTTGTAGTCTACGGAAAGGAGTATGTAAAATTATGTAACCGAATAGGAAATGAAGCTGAAGCTAATAAAGCGCAAACACATGTTGACCAAATGATTGAAGCTGTAAAGCAGCACGGTTGGGATGGCGATTGGTACTTACGTGCTTATGACTATTTTGGAAAGAAAGTCGGTTCCAATGACAATGAGGAGGGCAAGATATTCATAGAATCACAAGGTTGGTGCTCCATGGCCGAAATAGGTAAGGAAGAAGGAATGGTTGAAAAATCAATGAATGCCGTTAAGGAGCATTTGGATTGTGAATATGGTGTTGTGTTGAACTACCCAGCTTTTACAAAGTATTATATAGAATATGGTGAAATATCAACCTATCCAGCAGGGTACAAAGAAAATGGCGGAATCTTTTGTCATAATAACCCTTGGATAATGATCGGTGAGACCATTTTAGGTAGGGGAGATCAAGCCTATGAATACTATACCAAGATTGCACCTAGTTTCTTAGAGGATATTTCTGAATTGCATAAAGTTGAGCCTTATGTGTACTGCCAAATGATCGCAGGTAAGGAGGCCCATACACCGGGTGAAGCCAAAAATTCTTGGTTATCCGGTACGGCTTCGTGGAATTTCTTTGCGATTACCCAATACATATTAGGTGTGAAGACCGATTACGACGGACTTGTTATCGACCCTTGTATCCCTACCAAATGGAACGGATTTAAAATGACGCGGGAGTTTCGGGGAGCAACCTATAACATAGAAGTTCAAAACCCAAACCACGTAAGTAAAGGGGTGAAAACAGTACTTGTAAACGGGTCTGAAATTAAATCGAATACAGTGCCCATTTTAGAAGCGGGCAAAGAACATTCGGTAATGGTAATTATGGGATAG
- a CDS encoding DUF2490 domain-containing protein, with product MKKSVFLTFLCIMLFLPKVGQAQINEDKLGAWYMYFFDTSFKESQWGAQGDIQYRNWNLGGDLEQLLIRGGITYKPVNSAVKLTLGYGNITTGVFGSNTATTTESRIYQEALFPVQFGKRLFTNHRFRYEQRFVENQDFRTRYRYNLFLNIPLNKSVMEEKTIYLAAYNELFINGQRDTGNENTVEIFDRNRFYLALGYIIKKGLKVQVGIMNQTTDNWSKKQLQVSLHHKI from the coding sequence ATGAAAAAAAGTGTTTTCTTAACCTTTCTATGTATTATGCTCTTCCTTCCTAAGGTGGGGCAAGCTCAGATAAATGAAGATAAATTGGGAGCATGGTATATGTATTTCTTTGATACTTCTTTTAAAGAAAGCCAGTGGGGTGCACAAGGAGATATCCAATATCGTAATTGGAACCTTGGTGGAGACCTTGAACAATTATTGATTCGAGGAGGCATCACCTATAAACCTGTAAACTCAGCTGTTAAACTAACCCTTGGTTATGGGAATATTACGACTGGTGTGTTCGGTTCAAATACTGCAACAACCACAGAAAGTAGAATTTATCAAGAAGCTTTGTTTCCCGTGCAATTTGGTAAACGGCTCTTTACAAATCACCGTTTTCGTTACGAACAAAGATTTGTTGAAAATCAAGATTTTAGAACCCGGTACAGGTATAATTTATTTTTGAACATTCCTTTAAACAAATCGGTGATGGAAGAAAAAACAATTTACCTAGCCGCTTATAACGAGCTGTTCATAAATGGGCAACGCGATACAGGAAACGAAAATACCGTTGAAATTTTTGATCGTAACAGATTCTACTTGGCATTGGGATATATAATAAAAAAGGGATTGAAAGTTCAAGTAGGTATCATGAACCAAACAACGGATAATTGGAGTAAGAAGCAGCTACAAGTAAGCTTGCATCATAAGATTTGA
- a CDS encoding DASS family sodium-coupled anion symporter produces MNQPSTNHKLLWVKRSITLLLGVIIWHLPIPWDLTPDAWHLFAIFFTAIIGVLLEALSIFTASIIALVAVVLLRVLPPEKAFSGFSESFILLILAAFLVAKGIIKSGLGRRIAFLLIRRFGKSTLNLGYCLVITDTIIGPSIPSNTARSGVMYPITHALCLDTGSLPTPEGRKRTGTYLMMTYIAGQTISSALWLTGMAANPIGAGIAAQFGVNMSFGNWVFVASVPCIIALIAIPFILYKLFPPGNKFTPEAPEIARKGLLEMGPMGKQEWIMAGTFFGMILLWAFSPVLNLNLAIVAFLGLAILILANVYTVEDIRQGGGDALETYIWFAILYMMSTALNDMGFMKTLGAQLATYISGYSWVTVYILLTVLYIVIHYLFVSQTAHLLALYAVFLQVAVNAGVPAALMAFMLAFATNLFAAITPQASSSNVLFVGSGFLPSKDIYKQGAIVTVLNIVIFLLATPWIMWASSL; encoded by the coding sequence GTGAACCAACCATCAACTAACCATAAATTACTATGGGTAAAAAGAAGTATAACCCTGCTACTTGGTGTCATCATCTGGCACCTTCCCATACCCTGGGATCTAACACCTGACGCTTGGCATTTGTTCGCTATTTTTTTTACTGCCATCATTGGTGTTTTACTTGAGGCCCTTTCTATTTTCACCGCTTCTATTATTGCATTGGTGGCCGTAGTCTTATTACGGGTGCTTCCGCCTGAAAAAGCATTCTCCGGTTTTTCCGAAAGTTTTATCCTCCTTATTTTGGCCGCTTTTTTGGTAGCAAAGGGAATCATTAAATCAGGTTTGGGAAGGCGTATTGCTTTTCTGCTCATTCGACGGTTTGGGAAATCAACCTTAAACCTAGGCTACTGTCTTGTTATTACCGATACCATTATAGGACCATCTATCCCAAGCAATACAGCGCGTTCGGGAGTTATGTACCCCATTACCCATGCGTTATGTCTGGACACTGGATCTCTGCCAACACCCGAGGGAAGAAAGCGAACAGGCACGTATCTAATGATGACCTATATTGCCGGTCAAACGATAAGTTCTGCCCTATGGTTAACCGGTATGGCCGCCAATCCCATTGGTGCGGGAATCGCTGCCCAATTTGGTGTAAACATGAGTTTTGGCAATTGGGTCTTCGTGGCTTCTGTACCATGTATTATCGCGCTTATCGCCATTCCCTTCATACTTTATAAACTGTTTCCGCCGGGAAATAAATTCACGCCTGAAGCACCCGAAATTGCGCGGAAAGGACTTCTTGAAATGGGACCCATGGGCAAACAGGAATGGATTATGGCCGGTACATTTTTTGGAATGATCCTCCTATGGGCTTTTTCCCCCGTACTGAATTTAAACCTTGCCATCGTTGCCTTTCTTGGATTAGCAATCCTGATATTAGCCAATGTATACACCGTTGAAGACATTCGCCAAGGTGGCGGAGACGCGCTCGAAACCTATATTTGGTTCGCCATTTTATACATGATGAGCACAGCATTGAACGATATGGGATTTATGAAGACCCTGGGTGCCCAATTAGCGACCTACATTAGTGGTTATAGTTGGGTTACTGTATATATTCTCTTAACTGTTCTGTATATTGTGATTCATTATCTGTTCGTGAGCCAGACTGCACATTTGCTTGCTTTGTACGCTGTTTTTTTACAAGTGGCCGTGAATGCTGGAGTACCTGCAGCCTTGATGGCTTTTATGCTCGCATTCGCTACCAATTTATTTGCCGCAATTACACCACAGGCTTCAAGTTCAAATGTATTATTTGTTGGAAGTGGTTTTTTGCCCTCTAAAGACATTTATAAACAAGGTGCGATAGTCACGGTTTTGAACATAGTGATCTTTCTACTTGCCACCCCTTGGATCATGTGGGCATCATCATTATAA
- a CDS encoding lipocalin family protein: MKKIGFYLLLISFLSCSKDNDDIINTDLVGIWENTFILEIGDISSVQEEGFEHVVQYTFNLNQSFEYGSFIRNIDSGSILAYSHRYLGHYGIEGNRLNLIFEHWGAEPLDNQYSELKNINELVLVTENETWSFSYSISQNKKLVFDYDPCGPLENCIDKSTLYRIK; this comes from the coding sequence ATGAAAAAAATAGGGTTTTATCTTCTATTGATTTCTTTTTTATCTTGTTCTAAAGACAACGATGACATAATAAACACTGATTTAGTTGGTATATGGGAAAATACATTTATACTGGAAATTGGTGATATTTCAAGTGTTCAAGAAGAAGGCTTTGAACATGTGGTCCAATATACTTTCAATTTAAATCAATCATTCGAGTACGGAAGCTTTATTAGGAACATTGATTCGGGCAGTATATTAGCCTATAGCCATAGATATTTGGGCCATTATGGGATTGAAGGAAATAGACTGAATCTTATTTTTGAACATTGGGGGGCAGAACCTTTAGACAATCAGTATTCGGAATTAAAAAATATCAACGAACTTGTATTGGTTACTGAGAACGAAACATGGAGTTTTTCTTATTCAATTAGCCAAAACAAGAAATTGGTATTTGACTATGACCCCTGTGGCCCTCTTGAAAACTGTATTGATAAGTCAACTCTTTATCGAATAAAATAA
- a CDS encoding MFS transporter: protein MSSLEKLSVKEKIGYALGDGAANIAWRGVATFLFIFYTDVFGLSPVTVGVLMLVARFSDGISDVLMGIIGDRTKSKYGKFRPWILWTAVPLAAILSLLFISPDLGTSGKIAYAYITYIFFTLIYTANNVPYGALMAVMTGDDKERTSLGSYRMVGAFGGGMLVQGALLFLVAYFGNVNPDVEVNKLADEKFRVVVSAPSDVENVNIKTEDGIAMFTWEETESASDENTPTHGKSFSIEADKKYAFIVDGEENLSQDKITIIDQKKGYSNSMYLMSIFLAILMFLTFYTTKERIQPPKEQKNNLKKDFKDLISNKPWLVLLVIGLLFNVYNSIKQGIVIIYFTHYLNDQLLGASFLIGLMIASVIGAMVTSPLGKKFGKRNLFIYALIFSGGVNALLAFCGPEDIGAIFTIGIISEFAAAIFPTLFFAMLGDAADYSEFKNGRRATGLIYSAGSFATKFGGGLAGAIIGMILGAFHYNGQDANSIQGAIPGIIMLMSWVPAIITAIAAGLMLLYPLTQKKLDEITLELKNRRLQE, encoded by the coding sequence ATGTCTTCATTAGAAAAACTATCAGTAAAGGAAAAAATCGGATATGCGTTAGGAGATGGCGCGGCAAATATTGCATGGAGAGGTGTAGCCACCTTTTTGTTCATATTTTATACTGATGTTTTTGGGTTGAGTCCTGTTACTGTTGGGGTTTTGATGCTAGTCGCTCGTTTTAGCGATGGTATTAGCGATGTGTTGATGGGTATCATCGGGGACAGAACAAAATCAAAATACGGTAAATTCAGGCCTTGGATTTTATGGACAGCAGTTCCATTAGCGGCAATTCTTTCATTGTTGTTTATCAGCCCTGATTTAGGTACATCAGGTAAAATTGCATATGCCTACATAACCTATATATTCTTTACGCTGATATATACCGCGAATAATGTGCCTTATGGTGCGCTTATGGCTGTGATGACGGGAGATGATAAGGAACGTACGAGCTTGGGTTCTTACAGAATGGTCGGTGCTTTTGGTGGTGGTATGTTGGTGCAAGGAGCCTTGCTTTTTTTGGTGGCCTATTTTGGGAATGTAAATCCTGATGTCGAAGTAAATAAACTTGCTGATGAGAAATTTAGGGTAGTTGTTTCTGCTCCATCCGATGTAGAAAATGTGAACATTAAAACAGAAGATGGTATAGCCATGTTCACTTGGGAGGAAACAGAATCAGCTTCCGACGAAAATACACCTACGCACGGAAAGAGTTTTTCAATTGAGGCAGATAAAAAATACGCCTTTATAGTTGACGGAGAAGAAAACCTTTCACAGGATAAGATTACAATCATTGATCAAAAAAAGGGGTACAGTAATTCAATGTATTTGATGTCTATATTTTTGGCGATATTAATGTTCTTGACATTCTATACCACCAAGGAAAGAATTCAACCACCAAAAGAGCAGAAGAATAATCTTAAAAAAGATTTCAAAGATTTAATTTCTAATAAACCTTGGCTAGTACTATTGGTCATTGGCCTTCTTTTCAATGTTTATAATTCAATAAAACAGGGTATTGTTATTATTTACTTTACCCACTATCTAAATGATCAATTGTTAGGGGCTTCGTTCCTTATTGGTTTAATGATTGCTTCGGTGATTGGCGCAATGGTCACTTCACCTCTTGGAAAAAAGTTCGGAAAGCGAAATCTCTTCATATACGCCCTTATTTTCTCTGGAGGTGTAAACGCTTTACTTGCGTTTTGTGGCCCAGAAGATATTGGTGCAATATTCACTATTGGTATTATTTCAGAGTTCGCAGCTGCAATATTCCCAACCCTATTCTTTGCCATGCTCGGTGACGCTGCTGATTACTCCGAATTCAAGAACGGGCGAAGGGCTACTGGTCTAATTTATTCAGCAGGCTCATTTGCCACCAAGTTTGGTGGTGGTTTAGCTGGTGCCATAATAGGTATGATATTGGGTGCTTTCCATTATAATGGTCAGGACGCTAATTCTATCCAAGGGGCAATTCCGGGGATAATAATGTTGATGAGTTGGGTGCCGGCAATAATTACGGCAATAGCAGCAGGTTTAATGCTCCTTTATCCACTCACACAAAAGAAACTTGATGAAATAACATTAGAGTTGAAAAACAGAAGACTTCAAGAATAA
- a CDS encoding glycoside hydrolase family 16 protein — translation MKIKKLSLLALFTTIIMITFSCDKKPYVLTDEYIYIQKEERRNDSTEWQLVWEDSFNKDSLDTNTWSRIGLFESSKWKVPIEQWREVDNCFRYISATDSRVVTFDEDNIHLNGIINPDSVTGDPRPYLTGGIYSWEKFAFQYGRIEIKAKLDQAFGMWPAIWMLSEKDIYPDQHNGEMDIMETLNHDDFAYQTTHNHYTITLKQTEPEKFATAPIDTTDYNIYSVSWYPDKLVYAVNGVTSYEYPKVPGAGTYQWPFDQPFYLLIDQQMEHAWPGMITHPEELPISMTVDWVRLYQ, via the coding sequence ATGAAAATAAAAAAGCTTTCTTTACTTGCCCTATTTACAACAATAATCATGATTACTTTTTCATGCGATAAAAAACCCTACGTACTAACCGATGAATATATATATATTCAAAAAGAAGAAAGGCGGAATGATTCAACAGAATGGCAACTGGTATGGGAAGACAGTTTTAACAAAGACTCTCTTGATACCAATACCTGGAGCCGCATAGGATTGTTCGAATCGTCAAAATGGAAAGTTCCAATAGAGCAATGGAGAGAAGTAGATAACTGTTTCAGATATATTTCCGCAACGGATTCTCGGGTAGTTACATTTGATGAAGACAATATTCACTTGAATGGTATAATTAATCCAGATTCAGTTACAGGAGATCCACGTCCTTATCTGACTGGTGGAATCTATTCCTGGGAAAAGTTCGCTTTTCAATATGGCCGTATTGAGATTAAAGCGAAGCTAGATCAGGCCTTTGGAATGTGGCCTGCAATTTGGATGCTCTCGGAAAAGGATATCTACCCAGATCAGCATAATGGGGAGATGGATATTATGGAAACATTAAATCATGATGACTTTGCCTATCAAACCACACACAATCATTACACCATTACCCTGAAGCAGACTGAGCCCGAAAAATTTGCAACCGCACCTATTGACACAACTGATTACAACATTTATAGTGTGAGTTGGTATCCCGACAAGTTGGTTTATGCTGTAAATGGTGTTACGTCCTATGAATACCCAAAGGTGCCGGGAGCAGGTACCTACCAGTGGCCATTTGACCAGCCTTTTTACCTACTTATTGATCAACAGATGGAACATGCCTGGCCAGGAATGATAACACATCCAGAGGAACTTCCAATTAGTATGACCGTTGATTGGGTAAGACTTTATCAATAA
- a CDS encoding DUF6691 family protein, producing MKFLKFLFAGFIFGIILVKSEAVSWYRIYEMFKFQSFHMYGIIGSAVVLGVIGVGLIKLLKLKNIHGEKINLKPKEKGFIRALLGGSIFGLGWALAGACPGPMYILVGTGVFSMLIVIAAAVLGTFVYGVIKDKLPH from the coding sequence ATGAAGTTTCTAAAATTCCTATTCGCAGGTTTTATATTCGGTATAATCCTAGTTAAATCAGAGGCGGTTTCTTGGTACCGTATTTACGAAATGTTCAAGTTCCAATCCTTTCACATGTATGGCATAATTGGTTCTGCCGTGGTGCTTGGGGTCATTGGTGTGGGCCTGATAAAACTTTTAAAGTTGAAGAATATTCACGGTGAAAAAATAAATCTAAAACCCAAAGAAAAGGGTTTTATTCGAGCGCTTTTAGGAGGTTCAATATTCGGCTTGGGATGGGCCCTGGCAGGTGCTTGCCCGGGACCTATGTATATTCTTGTGGGTACAGGTGTTTTTAGTATGTTGATCGTTATTGCAGCAGCTGTCCTAGGAACCTTTGTGTATGGGGTCATCAAGGACAAGCTACCGCACTAA